In Candidatus Binatia bacterium, the genomic stretch CGTAGCGCGCGGCTTCGCGCGCGTCGAGGCTCGCGAAAAAATCGTCGAGGTTCGGCGACGCGAGCGCGTCCACGCAAAGGAGGCCCCGCGAGCGCTCACCGGGCCCCGATGCAGGCTTGTCGGCGGCAGGACGCCGGTTGAGCAGCCCGACGATCCTGCCGGAGCCGTCGACGCGGCAGCCGAGCCAGGTGCCGCCCGCTACCAGGTCGCGTCCTGCAACGATTCCCCGCGGGGAGGGCCACGCAGATGGCGGCGCGGCGGCACGCCCGAGGAACTCGTCGCGATTGGCGGCGACGATCAGCGGATAGCGCGGCGAGACGTTGCGATACAGCGCCAGCGTGCACACGCGCGGACCTTAACGACGCCGCCGCAAAAGGGGAATCGCGACAGCGCAGCGAGGCGCCGCGGCGGAAAAGGGCGGGCCGGCGTCCTGTGCGGCCGCGGCGAACGCTGCTAGAAGAGTCCCATGCGCCTGCGCTTCTTCGGCAGCACCGGTGTTGCCGTGCCCGTCGTCGGCCAGGGCACGTGGCGCATCAGCACGCGCAGCGGGCGCAGCGCGGTCGCTGCGCTCGGTCGCGGTCTCGACCGGGGGATGACCCACATCGACACCGCCGAGATGTACGACGACGCCGAGGTCGTGATCGCCGAGGCGATCGGCGCGCGCCGCGACGAGGTGTTCCTCGTCTCCAAGGTATTGCCTGACCACGCTTCGACGGCAGGCGTCGTGGGCGCCTGCGAACACTCGCTGTCGCGCCTGAAGACCGATCGCCTCGACTGCTATCTCCTCCACTGGCGAGGCCGTCATCCGCTGGAGGATACGATCGCAGGCTTCGAGCGGCTCGTGCAGGACGGGAAGATCGTTTCGTGGGGAGTCAGCAATTTCGACGTGCGCGATCTCGACGAAGCGCTTGCGATCGCCGGCCCCGGCCGCATTGCGTGCAACCAGGTGCTCTATCACCTCGAGGAGCGCAGCATCGAGCACGGCGTGATTCCGTGGTGCGAGGCCAACGCAGTTGCTGTCGTCGCGTACACCCCGTTCGGGCCCGATCGATTTCCTGCTCCGTCCTCGCCGGGAGGGCGGGCGCTGGCGAAAGTGGCGACGCGCATCGGCGCAACGCCGCGCCAGGTGGCGCTGGCGTTCCTTACGCGCGAATCGTCGATGTTCGCGATCCCGAAGTCCGCCAGCTCCGTGCACACGGCCGAGAACGCCGGTGCCGGCGACATCGTGCTTTCGGACGACGATGCGCAGCGGATCGATGCCGCGTTTCCCGTCGGCGCGCGGCGCTCCAGTCTCGCGATGCTGTAACGATCGGCGGCCCCGTCAGCCTGGAACGGCCGCGCGCTCGAGATCCACCGCAGCGACTCGTCGCGTTTTCCTCTGGCCGTCCGGCGTCGACGCTGCGGGTGCCTCGTCGAGGCGAGCCTTGCTGACACGCACCTCCGCGGCCGCGCAAAGCTCGTGGAATGCGTGCCGGATGCCTTCGACAAGGTCATGAATGTCGGGAACGACGTCGCGATCGGCGCTGAAGCCCCAGCACAGCTTCCCGTCGTAGCTGAGCAGCGCGATTCCGACTCCCTGGTGGCCGAACAGCGGCACCAGCGGATAGCTCGCGACCATCGGTGCGCCGAGCAGGTAGAGCGGGAACTGCGGTCCGGGGACGTTGGTGACGACCATGTTGTACGCGCGGCTGCTCTCGATGGTCGAGGCAAACCTGGCGAGCATCGTCGGGAACAGCTCGTCGGCCAGTTGCTCGAGTACCTCGGTGCCGTGCACAGGTGCCGCATCCTTGTGGCTCCTGGTCGACGCGCGCACCAGCGCAAGGCGCGCCAGCGGGTCGCGTTCGGCTACCGGCAGCTCGGCCATCATCGCCGAGACGAAGTTGCCTCCACTGTTGCCTCTCTGCGACGTGTGGATGCCGACCGGACAGAACGTCCGGAACAGGAACGACGGATCGAGCTCGACGCCGCGATTGTCGAGGTAGCCGCGCAGCCCGCCGGCGACCGATGCCAGCACGATGTCGTTGATGGTGCCGCCGAGGCGGTTCTTCACGGCCTTGACCTGCTCGAGCTCGAAGCAGAGCCAGTCGAAGCGGCGGTGGCTGCCGATCGGCCGGTTGAGCGGCGTCTCCGAAGCCGCCTGCACCGCGGCGGCCGTGGTTTCATACAGCGCGCTGGCCAGGTCGCGCGTGTTCTTCCACATTCCTGCAGGGTCGCCGGCAATTGCGCGCGCGGCGCGGATCGGCAGCGTCAGGCGGCGCAGCGCAGCATCGCGCACCAGGTCCAGCGACGATGGCGCGCGCCGGGGCCGCCAGCGCGGCGGCTCCTCGATCGACGCATCGTCATCGGCCCGCAGCAGCACTGCGAGGAAGTCGGCGCCGGCCAGGCCGTCGATCATGCAGTGGTGGGTTTTTGCGATCACCGCGAAGCGGTCCTGCTCGAGACCTTCGACGACCCACAACTCCCACAGCGGTTTGCCGCGATCGAGCTGCTGCGAATTGATCCAGCCCGCCAGGCGCTTGAGCTCCCTGTCGCAGCCCGGGCGCGGAAGGCTCAGGTGGCGGACGTGGTAACGGATGTCGAATTGGTCGTCATCGACCCACACCGGATGGCCTTCGAGCGGGATGTGCGCGATGTGCTGGCGATAACGGGGAAGCAGGTGAAGTCGCGAGTCGACGTAGGCGCGCATGCGGTCGATGTCGATGCCGCCGCCGGCGGTGTGCAGCGGACCGCACTCGAAGATGCAGGTGGCGCCGACGTGCATGTGGGTGTTGCGGTCCTCGATGTCGAGGAAAGACCGGTCGAGCGCCGTAAGCCGCGAATAAGTCGTCATTGGTCCGCCTCCTTCCGATCGGATCGATGCGACGGCGTCCCCGGCCGCCACCCGTGGCCGTCCCGCAGTCGACGGGACGTGCCTGGGCCGTTTCGAGATTTGGTCGCCTAGGGAAAAGCAGAAAACATGCCACCGGGCGTGGCGATGGCTCGTGACGTGGAACTGCATCTTTGCGGCCTCGGCGTCGGAAGCGTTCTTCGTCCTGTTCTCAATTCCGCGACGGACCTCCGGCTGGTTTATCATTTCGTGGAAAGTTGGAGCGGCGCAGTGAGGAAGTCGCGCATCCGGCGCGGGCGGCGGATCGCGCATTTTGCGCTGCCGGCGTTACAACTGCCGGTCGTCATGCGCGCCGGCATTGCCCTGCAATCGATGCCGATGCTCCGGCCGCGTCGCACGGCTCCGCGTCGCGGGGATGGCACGAATGATGCTCATTGCCCCGCATGACGGAATCGCCGACTCCGGGGCCGCGCCCCGCCGCGCCGCGGGCAGCTTTCGACCGCGGCCCGATCGTCGCGTTCTACGAGGCTACCCAGGCCTGCGATCTCGTGTGCACCCATTGCCGGGCCTGCGCGCAGCCCAAGCGCAGCGCGCGAGAGCTGTCCGCCGGCGAGTCCAAGCTGCTGCTCGAGGACCTGCGCCGCTTTGCGGTGCCTCCGCTCGTCGTGTTGACCGGCGGCGACCCGATGAAGCGGCCCGACATCTTCGATCTCGTCGCACACGGCACCGGCATCGGCCTCTCGATGGCCATGACGCCGTCGGCCACGCCGCTCGTCACGCGCCAGGCGCTGCGACGGCTGGCCGAATGCGGGCTGGCGCGCCTCGCCGTCAGTATCGACGGTGCAGGCGCGGCCAGCCACGACGGCCTGCGCGGCGTGCCCGGCAGCTTTGCGCGAAGCCTGGAGATCCTGCGCGACGCGCGCGAATACGGGTTGTCGCTGCAGGTGAACACGACGGTCCATTCGGGCAACGCCGGCGAGCTTTCGCAGCTGGCGGCGCTGCTGGACGGCTATTCGATCGCGCTCTGGTCGGTGTTCTTCCTCGTGCCGGTGGGAAGGGCTGCTGCGGACGCACGCATCCGTCCCGCCGAGTACGAAACGATCTTCGCGCTGCTCGAGCGCGAGTCGGCGTGGCACAAGTACGCGATCAAGACCACCGAGGCGCCGCATTACCGCCGCTTCGTGATGCAGAAGCACGAGAAGAAGACGGCCGCCGGCGCGGCGGCCCCTGGCGACGGTCTCGATCGCTCCATTCCCGCGATGTCCCCGTCGTCCACGATGTCGTTCATGAGTGCACCCGGCATGGCGGGCACCAACGACGGAAACGGCGTCGTGTTCATCGGGCACACGGGCCTGATTCATCCGAGCGGATTTCTTCCGCTTGCCTGCGGCCGTTTTCCCGAACGGTCGGTCGTCGACGTCTACCAGCAGCACGGACTGATGAAGGCGCTGCGCGACTGCGACCACTTCGCCGGCAAGTGCGGTGTCTGCGATTACCGCCACGTGTGCGGAGGCTCGCGTGCGCGCAGCTTCGCGCTTACCGGCGACGCGTTCGGCTCCGATCCCGACTGCGTCTACCAGCCGCCCGCGTGGAAACAGATGCGTGCGGCGACGTTGGCTGCCGCTCGCGCAGCGTCCGCCAACGAGGCGCCGCCCTCTGCGCCGCCATTCGACGAGCCGTCGCCGCCGACAGGCCGGCCGTAGGGCGCGGCAGGTTGCGCGCAGCTTGCGCAGAGGCGGCGCGGAGACTGCGCAGAGCTTGCGAAGGGGAAGGG encodes the following:
- a CDS encoding aldo/keto reductase, whose translation is MRLRFFGSTGVAVPVVGQGTWRISTRSGRSAVAALGRGLDRGMTHIDTAEMYDDAEVVIAEAIGARRDEVFLVSKVLPDHASTAGVVGACEHSLSRLKTDRLDCYLLHWRGRHPLEDTIAGFERLVQDGKIVSWGVSNFDVRDLDEALAIAGPGRIACNQVLYHLEERSIEHGVIPWCEANAVAVVAYTPFGPDRFPAPSSPGGRALAKVATRIGATPRQVALAFLTRESSMFAIPKSASSVHTAENAGAGDIVLSDDDAQRIDAAFPVGARRSSLAML
- a CDS encoding TIGR04053 family radical SAM/SPASM domain-containing protein; translated protein: MTESPTPGPRPAAPRAAFDRGPIVAFYEATQACDLVCTHCRACAQPKRSARELSAGESKLLLEDLRRFAVPPLVVLTGGDPMKRPDIFDLVAHGTGIGLSMAMTPSATPLVTRQALRRLAECGLARLAVSIDGAGAASHDGLRGVPGSFARSLEILRDAREYGLSLQVNTTVHSGNAGELSQLAALLDGYSIALWSVFFLVPVGRAAADARIRPAEYETIFALLERESAWHKYAIKTTEAPHYRRFVMQKHEKKTAAGAAAPGDGLDRSIPAMSPSSTMSFMSAPGMAGTNDGNGVVFIGHTGLIHPSGFLPLACGRFPERSVVDVYQQHGLMKALRDCDHFAGKCGVCDYRHVCGGSRARSFALTGDAFGSDPDCVYQPPAWKQMRAATLAAARAASANEAPPSAPPFDEPSPPTGRP
- a CDS encoding wax ester/triacylglycerol synthase family O-acyltransferase; protein product: MTTYSRLTALDRSFLDIEDRNTHMHVGATCIFECGPLHTAGGGIDIDRMRAYVDSRLHLLPRYRQHIAHIPLEGHPVWVDDDQFDIRYHVRHLSLPRPGCDRELKRLAGWINSQQLDRGKPLWELWVVEGLEQDRFAVIAKTHHCMIDGLAGADFLAVLLRADDDASIEEPPRWRPRRAPSSLDLVRDAALRRLTLPIRAARAIAGDPAGMWKNTRDLASALYETTAAAVQAASETPLNRPIGSHRRFDWLCFELEQVKAVKNRLGGTINDIVLASVAGGLRGYLDNRGVELDPSFLFRTFCPVGIHTSQRGNSGGNFVSAMMAELPVAERDPLARLALVRASTRSHKDAAPVHGTEVLEQLADELFPTMLARFASTIESSRAYNMVVTNVPGPQFPLYLLGAPMVASYPLVPLFGHQGVGIALLSYDGKLCWGFSADRDVVPDIHDLVEGIRHAFHELCAAAEVRVSKARLDEAPAASTPDGQRKTRRVAAVDLERAAVPG